A window of the Sporosarcina sp. FSL K6-2383 genome harbors these coding sequences:
- a CDS encoding ABC transporter substrate-binding protein has product MKLQKRTFGSLLLIALLLLLAACGGGTKDEGTAPVKESTGGTDKPEEVTDQKITIFQSKVEISDQLEALAKEYTAETGVEVEVWGTTGDDYFQQLQIRLNSNQGPSIFSLQHVLEAEKLKSYVYDLSSEEYVSYIAPGMELKIDDKIVGVPYGVEGFGLVYNKDLVKPEDVADYASFVKTMEKFNAEGINGLGLAKDAYFLIGHISNYPFSIQPDHYAFIDKLTSGEVTMADTKEFQEFGDFMETIKNNTPSPLDVTYDKEIGDFAAGKSAMIHQGNWAYGMLSEFDFDFEVGMLPFPLLGNDKMAVGVGNNWAINGTKDEAEVKAANDFLNWMSTSEIGHRYIVEEFGFVPALTNIDAGDLDPLSQDVLDASNKGQTIPWAQNYFPANIVPNDFTPAAQEFFLSKDMTGKELIDKLDDAWKNAVK; this is encoded by the coding sequence ATGAAATTACAAAAAAGAACATTTGGTAGTCTGTTACTTATCGCATTATTACTTCTTTTAGCTGCATGTGGTGGTGGCACGAAGGATGAAGGAACAGCACCGGTCAAAGAAAGCACTGGGGGCACTGACAAGCCGGAAGAGGTAACTGATCAAAAAATTACAATCTTCCAAAGTAAAGTTGAAATTTCTGATCAGCTAGAAGCGCTTGCAAAAGAATATACAGCAGAAACAGGCGTTGAAGTAGAAGTTTGGGGAACAACAGGTGATGACTACTTCCAACAACTACAAATTCGTTTGAACAGTAACCAAGGACCATCTATTTTTAGCCTTCAACATGTATTGGAAGCTGAAAAATTGAAATCGTATGTGTATGATTTATCGTCTGAAGAGTACGTGAGCTATATTGCTCCGGGTATGGAATTGAAGATTGACGACAAAATTGTCGGTGTTCCATACGGTGTTGAAGGATTTGGCTTAGTGTATAACAAAGATTTAGTGAAGCCGGAAGATGTAGCTGACTATGCATCTTTTGTGAAAACAATGGAGAAATTTAATGCTGAAGGCATTAACGGACTTGGTCTTGCAAAAGACGCTTATTTCTTAATCGGTCATATTAGTAACTATCCATTCTCTATCCAACCAGACCACTACGCGTTTATCGACAAATTAACAAGTGGTGAAGTAACGATGGCAGATACAAAGGAATTCCAAGAGTTTGGGGATTTCATGGAAACAATTAAAAACAATACACCTAGTCCACTAGATGTAACGTATGATAAAGAAATCGGTGATTTTGCAGCGGGTAAATCAGCAATGATTCACCAAGGAAACTGGGCTTACGGAATGCTTTCAGAATTCGATTTCGATTTTGAAGTAGGTATGCTACCATTCCCATTATTGGGCAATGACAAAATGGCTGTCGGTGTGGGGAATAACTGGGCAATTAATGGTACAAAAGACGAAGCTGAAGTAAAAGCAGCCAATGACTTCTTAAATTGGATGTCAACAAGTGAAATTGGTCACCGTTATATTGTAGAAGAGTTCGGATTTGTACCGGCATTAACGAATATTGACGCTGGTGATCTAGATCCACTATCACAAGATGTGTTAGATGCTTCGAATAAAGGACAAACGATTCCTTGGGCACAAAACTACTTCCCAGCGAATATTGTTCCAAATGATTTTACACCTGCTGCACAAGAATTCTTCTTGTCTAAAGATATGACAGGGAAAGAATTGATTGACAAGTTAGACGACGCTTGGAAAAATGCAGTAAAATAA
- a CDS encoding sugar ABC transporter permease, with the protein MKKGNTGWYLLFTAPLLVIFTTVVIIPFIIGIYYSFFEWDGIAANPKVFVGVDNFLRLFDDARFLKSTWITTLFTILAVISVNIVGLTAAVLVTSKLRIANAARTMIFMPYLIGGLILGYIWQFIFLDVFTLIGSITGLDGLFFNWLMDMDYALYAMVFVFTWQMAGYVMIIYIAGIQGIPNDVIEAAKIDGATGWQRFKKITVPLLMPAFTISLFLTLSSAFKIYDVNLSLTGGGPANSTEMFAMNIYNEIFGYGNYGFGQAKAIIFFFVVAAITLTQVYITKKREVEM; encoded by the coding sequence ATGAAAAAAGGAAATACAGGCTGGTATTTGTTATTTACTGCTCCATTATTAGTTATTTTTACGACAGTAGTAATCATTCCTTTTATAATAGGGATCTATTACTCTTTTTTTGAATGGGATGGAATTGCGGCAAATCCCAAAGTGTTTGTAGGGGTAGACAATTTCCTACGTCTATTCGACGATGCACGTTTTCTTAAATCTACATGGATAACAACATTGTTTACAATATTAGCTGTTATTTCAGTGAATATCGTTGGCCTTACAGCTGCAGTGCTTGTAACATCAAAACTTCGAATAGCGAATGCGGCACGAACAATGATATTTATGCCTTATTTAATCGGCGGATTAATTCTTGGTTATATTTGGCAATTTATATTTTTAGATGTCTTTACGCTAATCGGTAGTATCACAGGGCTAGACGGATTATTTTTCAACTGGCTGATGGATATGGATTACGCCTTATACGCAATGGTATTTGTCTTTACGTGGCAGATGGCGGGATACGTCATGATCATTTACATCGCGGGAATTCAAGGCATTCCAAACGATGTTATTGAAGCAGCCAAAATCGACGGAGCAACAGGTTGGCAACGTTTCAAAAAAATTACAGTTCCTTTACTAATGCCTGCATTTACAATTAGTCTATTTTTAACATTATCCTCTGCCTTTAAAATTTACGATGTCAACTTGTCGTTAACAGGTGGCGGTCCAGCAAATTCGACAGAAATGTTCGCGATGAATATTTATAATGAAATTTTTGGTTATGGTAATTATGGATTTGGTCAAGCGAAAGCAATTATTTTCTTCTTTGTGGTTGCAGCTATTACGCTGACTCAAGTGTATATTACGAAGAAAAGGGAGGTAGAAATGTGA
- a CDS encoding carbohydrate ABC transporter permease — translation MKMLSKYSKEVLLFLAALFFLSPIYIIIVNSFKSRQELYDNALALPEKFSFQFYAEAMEKMGFLSALGNSLYITILSVLIIVVLSSMTAWMLARTDNTLSKIIFMTFIATMLIPFQTLMMPLMQLMGTITNELHIPMFNTREGLIFMHVGFSSSISVFLYHGFIKSIPITLEEAATIDGASKFGVFWRIIFPMLKPITVTVMILNVINIWNDYLLPSLTLTDKGLRTIPLSTFYFFGEFTIKWNLAMAGLMLTIIPVVIFYVLAQKHIIKGIGEGAVK, via the coding sequence ATGAAAATGCTTAGTAAGTACTCAAAGGAAGTATTACTTTTTCTTGCAGCTCTTTTCTTCTTATCTCCTATTTATATCATCATTGTCAACTCCTTTAAAAGTCGTCAAGAACTCTATGACAATGCGCTAGCATTGCCAGAGAAATTTAGTTTTCAATTTTACGCTGAAGCGATGGAAAAAATGGGTTTTTTAAGCGCACTCGGGAATTCTTTGTATATTACTATACTTTCAGTCCTCATTATCGTTGTACTATCTTCCATGACTGCCTGGATGTTAGCTAGAACAGATAATACGCTCAGTAAAATTATTTTCATGACATTTATTGCGACTATGCTCATTCCTTTTCAAACATTGATGATGCCTTTAATGCAATTAATGGGGACGATCACGAATGAACTACATATTCCGATGTTCAATACACGCGAAGGGTTAATTTTCATGCATGTGGGATTTAGTTCAAGTATTTCGGTCTTTTTATATCACGGTTTCATTAAGTCCATTCCGATTACATTAGAGGAAGCGGCAACAATAGATGGTGCTTCAAAGTTCGGAGTGTTTTGGCGAATCATTTTCCCGATGCTCAAGCCAATTACGGTGACGGTGATGATCTTAAACGTCATTAATATTTGGAATGATTATCTATTACCCTCTTTAACATTGACGGATAAAGGGCTGCGAACGATTCCTCTATCTACTTTTTACTTTTTTGGTGAGTTTACGATTAAGTGGAATTTAGCGATGGCAGGTCTGATGCTAACCATTATTCCAGTTGTTATTTTCTATGTGCTTGCACAAAAGCATATTATTAAAGGAATTGGAGAAGGAGCGGTCAAGTGA
- a CDS encoding LacI family DNA-binding transcriptional regulator, whose protein sequence is MTTIKDVAKRAGVSIGVVSKAFNNYPDVSEKTKKRIFEIAKELNYTPNVIAKNLSSKKQMTIGLISSGVFNDNEKDNNAFDIFKGVYSAVSASPFELSIYLIDSQEQKQKSYVQYCRERNIGGALLQGIRIDDSYYKELITTNIPCVVLDIMTETDNGLIGSVSINNAVAGKEIATHLLEHNHRDIVVVAGTKETYVNVQRMKGVQQAFKAKELELSDDKVLYAQFSEQNAYEVAKEYLRTKQPTAFLCFSDLMAFGVMKAINEAGLRIPEDISLTGFDDLVISAYTQPQLTTIRQNFMEIGKVAALLLQDLIDNKLERQHVYVEHQLMERQSVRMI, encoded by the coding sequence GTGACGACGATAAAAGATGTTGCGAAGCGAGCAGGCGTATCCATTGGTGTTGTATCAAAAGCATTTAATAATTATCCAGATGTCAGTGAGAAAACGAAGAAACGGATTTTTGAAATTGCAAAAGAATTGAATTATACACCGAATGTCATCGCTAAAAATCTATCGTCAAAAAAACAAATGACTATTGGCTTAATCTCATCAGGTGTTTTTAATGACAATGAAAAGGATAATAATGCATTTGATATATTCAAAGGGGTTTATTCCGCAGTTTCTGCGAGTCCGTTTGAACTGTCGATCTACTTAATTGATTCGCAGGAGCAAAAGCAAAAAAGCTATGTTCAATATTGCCGTGAACGCAATATTGGGGGGGCATTGTTGCAGGGAATTCGGATAGATGATTCTTATTATAAGGAATTGATCACAACGAATATACCGTGTGTGGTACTCGATATTATGACGGAAACGGATAATGGCTTGATCGGCAGTGTGTCGATTAATAATGCGGTTGCTGGTAAGGAAATAGCTACTCATTTATTGGAACATAATCATCGTGACATAGTCGTTGTGGCTGGGACGAAGGAAACTTATGTCAATGTACAGCGTATGAAAGGCGTGCAGCAAGCTTTTAAAGCAAAAGAATTGGAATTAAGTGATGATAAAGTGCTTTACGCTCAATTTTCTGAGCAAAATGCATATGAAGTGGCGAAGGAATATTTGCGAACGAAACAACCGACTGCCTTCTTATGCTTTAGTGATTTAATGGCATTTGGCGTCATGAAGGCAATCAATGAGGCCGGTTTAAGGATTCCAGAGGACATTTCGCTGACGGGGTTTGATGATTTGGTCATTAGTGCCTATACGCAGCCGCAGTTGACAACTATCCGACAAAACTTTATGGAAATTGGCAAGGTGGCTGCATTATTACTGCAAGATTTGATAGACAATAAGCTGGAACGACAGCATGTCTATGTGGAACATCAGTTAATGGAACGACAAAGCGTTCGAATGATCTGA
- the pgmB gene encoding beta-phosphoglucomutase, with the protein MSQYPKAFIYDLDGVITDTAEFHFLAWKKLAEELGITIDRQFNEQLKGISRMESLERILALKPSLLALASDEKDRLANQKNSHYLELVETVNTDDILPGIEQLLQKNKEHQIKIALGSASNNAKNIVDKLGLAHYFDYIVDASQVKKGKPDPETFTTAADFLGVSYEECIGIEDAEAGVEAINGAMMFSVGVGSAEQLGKADYLVVDTSQLIFGEIINCYKEKRARNRE; encoded by the coding sequence TTGTCACAATACCCAAAGGCTTTTATTTATGATTTGGATGGCGTCATTACAGATACGGCAGAATTTCACTTTTTGGCATGGAAAAAACTGGCGGAGGAACTCGGGATAACGATTGACCGTCAGTTTAATGAACAGCTGAAAGGAATTAGCCGCATGGAGTCTTTGGAGAGAATTTTAGCTTTAAAGCCTTCTCTTTTGGCGTTAGCAAGTGATGAAAAGGACAGACTGGCTAATCAAAAAAATAGCCATTATTTAGAGTTGGTGGAAACCGTTAATACAGATGATATTTTACCTGGCATCGAGCAGTTATTACAAAAAAATAAAGAGCATCAAATAAAAATCGCGCTCGGTTCAGCGAGTAATAATGCGAAAAATATAGTAGATAAGCTTGGACTTGCACATTACTTTGACTATATTGTCGATGCATCACAGGTGAAAAAAGGTAAGCCAGACCCTGAAACGTTTACGACGGCTGCTGATTTCTTAGGAGTATCCTATGAAGAGTGCATCGGAATTGAAGATGCAGAAGCTGGGGTAGAGGCAATTAATGGTGCAATGATGTTTTCAGTAGGTGTCGGGTCAGCTGAACAGTTGGGCAAAGCAGATTATTTAGTAGTCGACACTTCCCAGTTGATTTTTGGGGAAATTATTAACTGTTATAAAGAAAAACGAGCAAGAAATAGGGAGTGA
- a CDS encoding glycosyl hydrolase family 65 protein — translation MSWTLTKSELDNDSLLQNESLLSLGNGYLGVRGNFEEGYPQTYKSIRGTYINAFHDEIELQYGEKLHGFPDIQQKIVNIIDGQSVQIWLDDEVFSLFEGEVIHFERKLHMDKGFAERIIHWKSSKGREVRLHFKRLVSFITKELLAVDIKIVPVSPIQQIKVISTVNGDVSNFVDKTDPRIASGHAKRLHVIEARQQEQWIIVKNRTYETELEVACVASSQVSPENYQYESNTTDSGVEQTYLFEGDETIHFTKYSVYTDTLRHGEAVVDKAVAVQQQLSATKFEELLLEQKNYLDRFWSKSDVAIDGDARLQEGIRFNLYQLLQSVGKDPVSNIAAKGLSGEGYEGHYFWDTEIYMFPVFLMTNPEIAKNLLLHRYSILDSARARAKDLGHTKGALFPWRTITGPESSAFFPAGTAQYHISADVAYSYIQYYLVTQDEMFLKDYMAEVLFETARLWADTGHMHEGQFRIDSVTGPDEYTCIVNNNYYTNVMAKHNLLWAAKVYRHLKEKDSNDLQQLVNRLELTELEVEEWSDAGEKMYLPYDETYKINAQDDSFLQKARWDLENTPKDKFPLLLNYHPLTLYRYQVCKQADTVLGHFLLEDEQDFETMQNSYDYYEEITTHDSSLSSCVYSIMASKLGYKEKAYNYFNETARLDLDNTHGNTKDGLHMANMGGTWLAIVFGFVGLRVKESGLSFAPALPDEWNSLEFHLQYQGRLLKVHLERDAVSYLVVEGEGLTISHNGISLDLENGQEVKI, via the coding sequence ATGAGCTGGACATTAACGAAGTCAGAGCTGGATAATGACAGTCTTTTGCAAAATGAAAGCCTGTTGTCTTTGGGAAATGGCTATTTAGGTGTACGAGGGAATTTTGAAGAAGGCTATCCACAGACATATAAATCGATTCGAGGGACATACATAAATGCCTTTCATGATGAAATAGAATTGCAATACGGGGAGAAGTTACATGGATTCCCTGACATACAGCAAAAAATAGTCAATATAATTGATGGGCAATCGGTACAAATTTGGCTAGATGATGAAGTCTTCTCTTTGTTCGAAGGGGAAGTCATTCACTTTGAACGGAAATTGCATATGGATAAAGGATTTGCTGAACGCATCATTCATTGGAAATCATCGAAAGGGCGTGAAGTTCGGCTCCACTTTAAACGGCTCGTTTCTTTTATCACAAAGGAATTACTTGCGGTTGATATTAAAATCGTTCCTGTAAGTCCGATTCAACAAATTAAAGTGATTTCAACTGTGAATGGTGACGTTTCTAATTTTGTCGATAAAACGGATCCACGAATTGCTTCGGGTCATGCGAAGCGGCTCCATGTAATAGAAGCTCGACAGCAGGAGCAATGGATTATTGTCAAAAACCGCACATATGAAACGGAACTGGAAGTGGCTTGTGTAGCTTCGTCGCAGGTATCACCTGAAAACTATCAGTATGAAAGTAATACAACAGATAGTGGTGTGGAGCAAACCTATCTATTTGAAGGCGATGAGACGATTCACTTTACCAAGTATAGTGTGTATACGGATACACTACGACATGGTGAAGCTGTTGTCGATAAAGCAGTTGCAGTTCAACAGCAACTCTCAGCAACAAAATTTGAGGAACTTCTGCTAGAGCAAAAAAACTATTTAGATCGTTTTTGGAGCAAATCGGATGTAGCGATAGATGGAGATGCACGTTTGCAAGAAGGAATTCGCTTTAACTTGTACCAACTATTGCAGTCTGTTGGAAAAGATCCGGTTAGCAATATTGCGGCAAAAGGATTATCAGGTGAAGGTTATGAAGGTCATTATTTCTGGGATACTGAAATTTATATGTTCCCGGTGTTCTTAATGACTAATCCTGAAATTGCAAAAAATCTATTGTTACACCGCTATTCCATTTTAGATAGTGCAAGAGCAAGAGCCAAGGATTTAGGGCATACAAAAGGCGCTCTATTCCCATGGCGAACGATTACGGGACCGGAAAGCTCAGCATTTTTCCCGGCAGGCACAGCTCAGTATCACATTAGTGCAGATGTGGCGTATAGCTATATTCAATATTATTTAGTCACGCAGGACGAGATGTTTTTAAAGGATTATATGGCTGAAGTTCTTTTTGAAACAGCTCGTTTATGGGCGGATACAGGTCATATGCATGAAGGTCAATTTAGAATTGATAGTGTAACAGGTCCGGACGAGTATACATGTATTGTGAATAATAATTACTATACGAATGTCATGGCCAAGCATAATTTACTTTGGGCTGCTAAGGTATATCGTCATCTAAAAGAAAAGGATAGCAACGATCTCCAACAATTAGTTAACCGATTAGAACTGACAGAACTAGAAGTAGAGGAATGGTCGGATGCAGGTGAGAAGATGTATCTCCCTTATGATGAAACATACAAAATAAATGCACAAGACGATAGCTTTTTACAAAAGGCGCGTTGGGATTTAGAAAATACGCCAAAAGATAAATTCCCACTTCTGTTGAATTATCATCCGTTAACATTGTATAGGTATCAAGTATGTAAACAAGCAGATACTGTGTTGGGGCATTTTCTATTAGAGGACGAACAGGATTTTGAAACAATGCAAAATTCTTATGATTACTATGAGGAAATTACGACACATGATTCATCATTATCTAGCTGTGTCTATAGCATTATGGCATCTAAATTAGGCTATAAAGAGAAAGCTTATAATTATTTTAATGAAACAGCTCGACTCGATCTAGATAACACACATGGAAACACGAAAGACGGTTTGCATATGGCGAATATGGGCGGTACATGGCTTGCCATTGTCTTTGGATTTGTTGGTCTTCGTGTGAAAGAAAGTGGACTATCCTTCGCGCCAGCACTACCAGATGAATGGAATTCCCTCGAATTTCATCTGCAATACCAAGGCAGATTGCTAAAGGTTCACCTAGAAAGAGATGCGGTTAGTTATTTAGTTGTTGAGGGAGAGGGGTTAACTATTTCTCATAATGGAATTTCCCTCGATCTTGAAAATGGGCAAGAAGTGAAGATTTGA
- the araD gene encoding L-ribulose-5-phosphate 4-epimerase, translated as MLEELKQQVLDANLALPKHHLVTFTWGNVSGISRGDSLIVIKPSGVPYDELTKEDMVVVDFDGNVVEGKLKPSSDTPTHIVLYKNFPDIGGVVHTHAPWSTSWAQSGRSLPALGTTHADYFYGTIPCTRAMTEDEINGSYEHETGNVIIETFTDINPNETPSVLVHSHAPFSWGKDPEEAVHNAVVLEEVAKMALQTYQLNPNTPEMDQTLLDKHYLRKHGAKAYYGQKN; from the coding sequence ATGTTGGAAGAGTTGAAGCAGCAGGTGCTAGATGCGAATTTAGCATTGCCTAAACATCATTTAGTTACGTTTACATGGGGAAATGTAAGCGGTATCAGTAGGGGAGATAGTCTTATTGTCATTAAACCAAGTGGTGTACCTTATGATGAGTTGACAAAAGAGGATATGGTTGTTGTAGATTTTGACGGGAATGTAGTAGAAGGTAAGTTAAAACCATCATCTGATACGCCCACTCATATTGTCTTATACAAAAATTTCCCTGATATTGGTGGCGTCGTTCATACCCACGCGCCTTGGTCAACAAGTTGGGCTCAATCAGGAAGAAGTCTACCTGCTTTAGGAACGACACATGCGGATTACTTTTATGGCACAATACCTTGTACGCGAGCGATGACTGAGGATGAAATCAATGGTTCTTATGAGCATGAAACGGGTAATGTCATTATTGAAACGTTTACAGACATCAATCCAAATGAAACACCAAGCGTACTAGTTCATAGTCATGCACCTTTTTCCTGGGGGAAAGACCCTGAGGAGGCAGTACATAATGCGGTTGTGTTAGAAGAAGTCGCTAAAATGGCTTTACAGACGTACCAATTGAATCCAAACACACCTGAAATGGACCAAACATTGTTGGATAAACATTATCTTCGAAAACATGGAGCGAAAGCTTATTACGGACAAAAGAATTGA
- a CDS encoding ribulokinase, with translation MTEKYAIGVDYGTQSGRAVLVSLANGQEVADHVTPYRHGVIDEKLPGTAIQLGYEWALQHPQDYLEVLENSIPAVLQQSGVNPDDIVGLGIDFTACTMLPIDEQGEPLSNNPALKDNPHSWLKLWKHHAAQNEANKLNEIAEQRGEAFLQRYGGKISSEWMIAKIWQILNEAPEIYEQTDRFVEATDWVTSKLTGNLVRNSCTAGYKSIWHKKDGYPSKEFFKALDPRLEYLTDTKLRGEVVSIGTKAGELTEEMAKITGLNAGMAVSVGNVDAHVSVPAMGVAEAGKLVMTMGTSICSLLLGEEEKEVEGMCGVVEDGIIPGFYGYEAGQSAVGDIFEWYVNHAVPASAEQEAAEQGLNIHQSLEKKAAAYQPGETGLLALDWWNGNRSTLVDTDLSGLLLGMTLQTKPEEIYRTLLEATAFGTRKIVDAFTNSGLVVDELYVCGGLPHKNQLLMQIYADVTNRVIKVADSFQTPALGAAMFGAVAAGAANGGFDSILDATKKMARIKDEVITPIPENVAVYEKIYQEYSILHEYFGRGENDVMKRLRAIRSEVK, from the coding sequence ATGACTGAGAAATATGCGATTGGTGTCGATTATGGAACGCAATCTGGTCGTGCAGTACTTGTTTCATTAGCAAACGGGCAGGAAGTTGCTGACCATGTCACACCTTATCGCCATGGTGTAATAGATGAAAAACTGCCTGGAACGGCTATTCAGTTGGGCTATGAATGGGCTTTACAACATCCGCAAGACTATCTTGAAGTGTTAGAGAACTCCATTCCGGCGGTCTTGCAACAATCGGGTGTCAATCCAGATGATATCGTTGGACTAGGCATCGATTTTACGGCGTGCACGATGTTGCCGATTGATGAACAAGGTGAGCCTTTATCGAATAATCCAGCGTTAAAAGACAATCCACATAGTTGGTTAAAGCTTTGGAAACATCACGCGGCACAAAATGAAGCTAACAAATTGAATGAGATTGCAGAACAAAGAGGAGAAGCTTTTTTACAAAGATATGGCGGCAAGATCTCTTCAGAGTGGATGATCGCAAAAATTTGGCAAATCTTAAATGAAGCACCAGAAATTTATGAGCAAACAGATCGCTTTGTTGAAGCGACTGACTGGGTAACGTCAAAATTAACGGGCAATTTAGTGCGTAATAGCTGTACGGCAGGTTATAAATCAATTTGGCATAAAAAAGATGGCTATCCGAGTAAAGAGTTCTTTAAAGCGCTCGATCCTCGTTTAGAATATCTGACGGATACGAAACTTCGCGGTGAAGTCGTTTCTATTGGGACAAAGGCTGGCGAACTGACAGAAGAGATGGCTAAAATAACTGGATTAAATGCGGGAATGGCTGTATCCGTCGGCAATGTTGATGCCCATGTATCTGTCCCGGCGATGGGGGTAGCTGAGGCAGGGAAACTTGTGATGACCATGGGTACTTCTATTTGTTCTTTGTTGCTAGGTGAAGAAGAGAAGGAAGTAGAGGGGATGTGCGGAGTCGTTGAAGACGGCATTATTCCAGGGTTTTATGGCTATGAAGCAGGTCAGTCAGCAGTTGGAGATATTTTTGAATGGTATGTCAATCATGCTGTCCCAGCTTCAGCTGAACAAGAAGCTGCAGAACAAGGACTCAATATTCATCAGTCGCTAGAGAAAAAAGCGGCTGCCTATCAACCGGGTGAAACTGGATTATTGGCGCTAGATTGGTGGAATGGCAATCGTTCTACATTAGTAGATACTGATTTAAGCGGGCTACTTCTTGGAATGACGTTGCAAACAAAACCAGAAGAGATTTACCGAACGCTATTAGAAGCAACGGCATTTGGTACGCGTAAAATTGTCGATGCTTTTACGAATAGTGGATTAGTTGTCGATGAGCTATACGTTTGTGGAGGATTGCCACATAAAAATCAGTTGCTCATGCAAATCTATGCGGATGTTACGAATCGTGTGATTAAAGTGGCAGACTCGTTCCAAACGCCAGCGTTAGGGGCGGCGATGTTTGGTGCGGTTGCTGCAGGTGCTGCGAATGGTGGATTTGATTCTATATTAGATGCGACAAAGAAAATGGCACGTATTAAAGATGAGGTCATTACACCGATTCCGGAAAACGTAGCTGTCTATGAAAAAATCTATCAAGAGTATTCGATTTTACATGAGTATTTTGGTCGTGGAGAAAATGATGTAATGAAGCGACTGCGTGCCATTCGATCTGAAGTAAAGTAA
- the araA gene encoding L-arabinose isomerase: MLAIKPYEFWFLTGSQNLYGEETLLEVENNSREITKQLNDNGNLPYNIAFKTILTNANDIRKVMLEANSDENCAGVITWMHTFSPAKMWIAGLAALQKPLLHLNTQFNRDIPWQAIDMDFMNTNQSAHGDREYGFIGTRMNISRKVVVGHWSNKDVTEKVASWMSTAVAVTEGTNIRVARFGDNMRNVAVTDGDKVEAQIKFGWTVDYYGIGDLVAEMATVSDDAIANLYKEYETLYELPAEASEPGAVRDSILEQARIELGLKSFLSARNYNAFTTNFEDLHGMKQLPGLAAQRLMAEGYGFAGEGDWRTAALLRMMKVIANNEGTSFMEDYTYHLEPENEMVLGSHMLEICPTIAATKPRIVVQPLGIGGKEDPARLVFDGQSGSAVVASLIELGGRYRLVVNAVQAQHTTEETPNLPVAKVLWKPEPSLAEATESWIYAGGAHHTVFSLNVTVEQLYEFADMANIECVVIDKDTNVRQLRSQLKLGAAVWQ, encoded by the coding sequence ATGCTAGCAATTAAACCCTATGAATTTTGGTTTTTAACAGGAAGTCAGAACCTTTATGGTGAAGAAACGTTGCTGGAAGTGGAAAATAACTCAAGAGAAATTACGAAACAGTTAAATGACAATGGAAATCTTCCATACAATATCGCGTTTAAAACAATTTTAACGAATGCCAATGATATCCGGAAAGTAATGTTAGAAGCAAATAGTGATGAAAATTGTGCAGGTGTTATTACATGGATGCATACATTTTCTCCGGCAAAAATGTGGATAGCGGGTCTGGCTGCCTTGCAAAAGCCATTACTTCATTTGAATACGCAATTTAATCGCGATATTCCTTGGCAAGCAATTGATATGGACTTTATGAATACCAATCAATCTGCACATGGGGACCGTGAATATGGGTTTATCGGCACACGTATGAACATCTCGCGTAAAGTGGTTGTTGGTCATTGGTCAAATAAAGACGTGACAGAAAAAGTAGCTAGCTGGATGAGCACGGCAGTTGCTGTGACAGAAGGTACGAACATTAGAGTGGCGCGTTTTGGTGATAATATGCGTAACGTTGCTGTAACTGATGGTGACAAAGTAGAAGCGCAAATTAAGTTTGGTTGGACAGTAGATTATTACGGTATTGGAGATTTAGTCGCGGAAATGGCGACAGTATCGGATGATGCCATTGCTAATTTGTATAAAGAGTATGAAACGTTATATGAACTACCTGCGGAAGCAAGTGAGCCGGGTGCTGTCAGAGACTCTATCTTAGAACAAGCTCGCATTGAATTAGGATTGAAGTCATTTTTATCAGCCCGCAATTATAATGCATTTACAACTAATTTCGAGGATCTGCATGGCATGAAACAGCTACCAGGACTCGCGGCTCAACGTTTAATGGCAGAAGGCTATGGCTTTGCGGGAGAAGGAGACTGGAGAACGGCAGCCTTGTTACGCATGATGAAAGTCATTGCCAATAACGAAGGGACTTCGTTTATGGAAGATTATACGTACCATTTGGAGCCCGAAAATGAAATGGTATTAGGTTCACATATGTTGGAAATTTGTCCGACAATTGCGGCAACGAAGCCTCGAATTGTTGTTCAACCTCTTGGTATTGGTGGTAAAGAGGATCCAGCTCGGCTCGTATTTGATGGACAAAGCGGAAGTGCAGTTGTTGCTTCGCTTATCGAATTAGGCGGCAGGTATCGTCTTGTTGTCAATGCGGTGCAAGCACAACATACGACAGAAGAAACACCGAATTTACCAGTAGCAAAAGTGTTGTGGAAACCAGAACCTTCGCTTGCTGAAGCAACTGAATCATGGATTTATGCGGGGGGAGCACACCATACTGTATTTTCTTTAAATGTTACGGTAGAACAATTATATGAGTTTGCGGATATGGCTAATATTGAATGTGTTGTGATTGATAAGGATACGAATGTCAGACAGTTGAGAAGTCAATTGAAGTTGGGCGCGGCAGTTTGGCAGTAA